From one Eptesicus fuscus isolate TK198812 chromosome 3, DD_ASM_mEF_20220401, whole genome shotgun sequence genomic stretch:
- the LOC129147636 gene encoding keratin-associated protein 19-8-like → MSYYGSYYGGRGYGWGGFGGLGYGYGSGWGWGGLGGLGCGCGYRSYGCWRPCCCGGYGYSGFY, encoded by the coding sequence ATGAGCTACTACGGCAGCTACTACGGAGGCCGCGGCTACGGCTGGGGCGGCTTTGGTGGCCTGGGCTATGGCTATGGctccggctggggctggggcggccttggtggcctgggctgtggctgtggctacAGGAGCTACGGCTGCTGGCGTCCGTGCTGCTGTGGGGGATACGGATACTCTGGCTTCTACTGA